The Leptospira montravelensis nucleotide sequence TAAACAGAAAAGATATGACCACCAAACAAAAAATCATTGGATTCATTTATGTTTTTATTGGTTTTAATTTGATTAGTCCTTTCTTTCGTATCGATTCCTTACAAGGTATTTATAAATTTTGGTCAGCATCCACTTCTACGGCTAAAAACTTTATTTATAAACCAGATTTTTGGTTATTAATTTTAGCTTGTTACGTCTTTCAATTTGTTGAATACAAAAACTATTTTAAAGAAAAACTGCAACCCTACGTGCATTGGTTAGTTCCAATATTTTCATTACTCGTTTTTTTCGCATTAGTCAAAATTGAGAACCCAGTGGAAACATTTATCTATTTCCAATTCTAAGAGAACTTATGAACCAAAAACGAATTTATTTATATCCTTTTTTCATCATCTTTTTTGTCTTTCTAGTTGATAAACTAGTTTGTATACCTGAATTAAGAGAAGCAGGTAGAAGAGCTTACAAATCTGGACAAAACGTACTGGTTGGCTTACCAAAAGTATGGGAAGAAGATAAAAAACTCCAATCTGAAAATACCAAAGTGGTAGTTGTGACAGGCACTTCTCGTTCTGACATTTTTCACGAATGGGAACAAATTCCAGTAAACCAATCTACTTATACAGGACCGATTTATTTCGAAACTAGGTCTTCCATCAAAGCATCAGAGTATTTTTTATTTTATTTAATGATTCAATCGATGACTAAGTCGGGTTTTAAACCAGATTTATTGTTTTTGGAATTTTCAGAAGAGATGTTAAATGAAAACAATGTGTTTTCTTATAAATCCAAATGGCAAGAGTTAATGTTACATGAAGATGAGTTAATCGACATCTATCCAACATTTAATTTTAAATACCAAAGAGAAATATTATCTAAATTATTTTTTCTTTCCTATAACTATCATTTTAGTCCGACACAAGGTGTATCAAATTGGATCAAAGGTAAAACTGCTAACGACGATACATATTTCATTGCGCTTGCGTCCTATTTAAATAAGAAAAGGCCGTTCGATCCGAAAAAAATTGGAATCACATTAGATAATTTTTCACCGCAAGAATACAAAGATAGAATCGTAGATTATAGTGAATCTCAACGTGAACTTTTGCTAACAAATTATACTTTTTCAGAAACTGAATATGGTTTTCTAAAAAAAATCCTCCAACATGCAGAGGAACATAATATTCCAACAGTCCTTTGGGAACCGCAAGTCCACCCCTATTACAGCCAACTGAGAAAATCAATCACTGGGGGAAATTTATTGGAAACGTTTGGCCGACCATTGGTGAATGCAAATTCAAAAAATATTCGTCTCATCTCCTTAAATAAAGGGAATACGAATTGTAAAACTTTTGTGGATAGTAGCCATGTTTCTCCAATTTGTGTACCTGAAATAGCAGATAAGTTATTGCAAATTGCAAAGGAGATACCAAACTTCAAGTAAGGTCATGAAGTTAAATCTGAAAAAACTCAGGTTCTGGAAGAAAATTTTTCTATTTAGCTTTGTCTTCTTATTTTCTGCAAATTTCATGTACCAACGCATTGTTGACAATGAAATCAATTGTGGACTCATCGGTTCTCCAGAAAGTGGATGCCCCTATGCATTTTTAGATCATGCCTTAGGATTGAATCCTGGCCATGATCTGCAGGAAGAAGGAGAACATGCTGATCATGTTTGTTTCTCTTGCCCTTGTAATTTGATCATGTCTTGCTCCTGGGATTTGTATTTGTCTCACGTACGAATCCAACTTCATAAAGTTTATATCAGCCAAACCGAAATTCTTATCCCAAAACTAGTAACATTAAATAATTTTTTCCGACCACCTAAACATAACTTCTCTTAGTTGATTTGCAATTTAATTGCAAGAACACTTTTGGGAGGTTCTATGTATTCTAATCTTTTCCCCAAACAACTTAGAGTAATGGTATGTTGTTTGGTTTATTTTTCTTTTACGGTGAAACCAATTCATTCGGAATCAATGAATTCCTATGGAGTTTCTTGTAAAAAGAATAGTTCCTTAGTGGAACTTAGCCATTGTATTGTCAGTAAACATCCGAACTTCCGAGTTGAAGAAATTAAACTAAAAGAAATTTCAGGTAGAAAAAAAATTGCTTCCTACTACTTTCCATCGAATCCCGTTTTCAGCAGTTATGTGGCGACAAGAAAAGGCGAGTCTTCTGGACCCACATTTTTATCAGGACCAAATGCAGCTGACAACTTCCAGGTTATGGTAAACCAAGAAATTTTTACCAATGGAAAAAGAGAGATCTCAGTTCAAATCGCAGATGAAGAATTTAAGGCACAAGTGATTCGGTTAGAATCGGTAAAAAGAACTTTAGAATTTGATGCATTAAAAAAGATAATCAGGTATCGTTATTTACTTTTGGAAGAAGAGAATAGCCTCAATAGCTTAAATCTTGTTAAAGAACTTAAAAAAGTTTCTAAAGCAAGAGTCAATGAAGGTTTAGCTCCAGGAATAGACGAATCACTCTCTGAATCGGAAGAAATCCGAATTTTTAAAATTTGGAACCAAACTCATAGGTTATCCGAAAATGCAAAATCTGAGTTAGAAGTATTACTTGGTTTACCGTTTGAATTAGAAATTATGCCGAATAATTACTGGATATTTCCAAAAGAATTACCTAAAGAAAAATCCGAGTTAATTCAAATGGCTATGCAATTGCGTCCAGAACTTTCGCTCTCAGAAAAGGAAATTGAATTGTCGATTTTACGACAAAACGAAGTTAGACGACAAAAAATTCCGAATGTAACTTTGGGAGCATTTGCACAAAACGATGGATTTAATGAAAAAGTGGTGGGTGGAATGTTAAGTTTGCCATTAACCATTTGGCGTGATTACGAAGGCGAAACTTTCATCGCGACTTCAAAAGTTGATAGTTCAATAGAACTTAAAGAATCTGTTTCAAGAAATATTAAACAAGAAGTCCTCTTTGCATTTACCAACTTTATTTATCTTTCTGAAGAAATCAAACTTTATGATAAAACCAAAATGGAACGAGCAGAAACTGATCTAAAAAATCTCCAGGAAGCAATCCAATTTGGTAAAATTAAAATCATCGATGCGATCAATCATCAAAGAATTCTTTTACAAACAAAACTAAATTACCTGAACACAAAGTCAGAGTTTGAATTATCTCAAATTGAACTCGTTCGTGTTCTCGGCCTTACTAGCGACTCTTTAGAGGTCAAACCATGAAAAAACAAATCATAATACTACTTAGCTCAATTCTACTTGTATTCATTTCAATATATTATTGGAAGATTAGAGAATCAAATTCCGTCTCTGAAATTGCAGGAGAAACTAAAGATGTTGTGAAAATTTTGGAGGGAAATAGAAAAAATTTACCTTTAGAAATTGAAGTAGCAAAAACCGAATCAATTGAAACTAAAATTGAACTCATTGGTGAAACAGAAGCAGTACCCGATGCGATCATTGATGTACCAGCAAGAATCTCAGGGCGAATTACCTCTGTTTCCTTTGTGGAAGGTGATTCCGTTAAAAAAGGCCAAAAATTAGCAACCATCGATTCGCCAGAGTTAGCGAAACTAAGATCAGCTTATTTAGTAGCAAAATCTAAATACAATGCAGCAGAACAAAATTTGAATAGAATTAATTCATTAGTAAAAATGAATTTGGCCGCCAAACAAGAGCTTATTGATGCTGAATCAAATCTAAAAGTTATAGAATCTGAAAAAATTTCAGCAGAAGAAAACTTACGTGCGAACGGACTTGTCATTGATAATTCTGCTTCCGGCGTCTATCATGTTTTTTCTCCAAGATCTGGACTAGCATTGTCACGAAACGCAATCCCAGGGTCTATTGTTTTAGGAAATCAAATCCTAACAACGATTGCAGAACTCTCTCAACTTTGGTTCCAAGCGAAAATCTTCGAGAATGATTTAAAATATCTCTCAGAGGGAATCCCTGGTAAAATTATACTAAATGCATATCCCGATTCTGAATTTGAAGGCATCTTGGAACATATAGGTGAAAAAGTAGATCCCGAATCCAGAACTGTCCACGCTAGGTTAGTTTTTAAAAATAAAAACCGCAAAGCCAAAATAGGATTGTTTGGCAAAGCAGTTTTGAGTGTAAACGGTAGATTAGGTATCCATATTTTAGAAGAGGCGATCCAATCTTATCAAAATAAAAAATTTGTATTTGTTGAAACTAAAACTAATGAATTCAAGTGGAATGAAATTTCAACAGGTATCACTACAGATGGGAAAACGGAAATCATTTCTGGAATTAATGAAGGTGACCGTGTAGTAACCAAAGGAGCCTTCGAACTCAAAGCAATTCTCTTCAAATCTACATTTGGTGGAGAATAATCATGGAATTTTTAACAAAAATTGTTCAAGTATCTTTACACAATCGGTTATTAGTTTTAATTATAACCGCATTACTCGTATTTGGTGGATTTTATTCACTTAACCATTTAAAAGTAGATGCAGTTCCTGACATTACAAATGTTCAAGTTCAGGTCATCACAACCTCACCTGCGTTATCTACATTGGAAATTGAGCAGTACATTACTCTGCCAGTAGAAAGAGCCATTACAGGAATACCCAATTTAATTGAAGTTCGATCTGTTTCTCGTTACGGTTTTTCCCTTGTTACAGCAGTATTTGCCGATGGAACTGATTTGTGGAAAAGTAGACAGTTAGTAAGTGAAAAACTAACCGAAGCCTCCGAAAATATTCCAGCTATTTTTGGAAAACCAGTGATTGGCCCAATCACCACAGGCCTTGGAGAGGTTTTTCAGTTTACCTTAGAAAGCGAATTTCATAGTCAAATGGAACTCACTACCTATTTAAATTGGTATATCAATCCATCACTCAAAACCGTTCCAGGAATTGTAGAAGTAAATAGTTTCGGTGGAAAAACCAAACAATACCAAGTGATTGTGGATCCTTTTAAAGCTGCTTCTCTCGGTGTCTCTCTAAATCAAATTGTAAATGCAGTACAAAATAATAATCTTTCCACTGGTAGTGGATATATTGAAAAATCCGGCGAACAGTTGATTGTTGGTAGTGATGGATTATTAAAAACGACAACTGATTTTGAAAAAATCCAAGTTGGAAAAATGGGAGATGGTTTTCCCATTTATTTAAGTAGCATTGCCACAATTGTAGAAGGTCCTAGGTTGAGAAAAGGTGCAGCGACTGCTTCTGGTAAGGCCGAAGTGGTAGGAGCCGTAACACTGATGTTACTGGGAGAAAATTCATTAGAAGTAACAACGGCTGTAAAAGATAAAATTTCCCAAATCGAAAAAACTCTACCAACAGGTATGAAAATAAAACCCTACTATGATCGATCGATTATGGTAAAAAATACATTAAAAACCATTGTATGGAATCTTTCGGAAGGTGCCATTCTAGTAATCATTATTCTATTTTTGATGATTGGTGACTTCCGGTCAGGTCTTGTGATCGCTTCGGTCATTCCTCTTGCTATGTTATTTGCCATTACATTAATGTTTTTACGGGACCTCCCGGCAAACTTAATGTCTATGGGAGCAATAGATTTTGGACTGATAGTCGACGGAGCAGTCATATTGATTGAAAACTCACATAGACGATTAGGATTAAAACGAAAAGAATTAAAACGAGATCTTACCGATGAGGAGCAAAAAGAAACCATTTTAACCGCTACCATCGAAGTCCGGAAAGCCACTATTTATGGAGAGATCATAATAGGAATCGTTTACATCCCGATTCTTACATTAAGTGGAACAGAAGGAAAAATGTTCATTCCAATGGCTACAACCGTACTATTTGCACTTCTCGGTGCATTCTTTTTGACACTGACTCTAATTCCAGTACTTGCATCCTACTTTTTAAAAGGCGGCCATATTGCCGAAGGAGAAACAAAGTTTTTCCAAAAAATTCACAACTGGTATACTCCAAAATTGGATTATTGCCTAAGAGAATCTAAAAAAGTAACCTATTCTACAATCGGTATCCTAATCCTTTCTATTGTTTTATTCTTCCGATTAGGTGGAGAATTCCTTCCTAAATTAGATGAAGGAAATTTACTAATCGAAATTAGTCGGTACCCATCAACCACATTAACAGAATCTTTACAATCTTCTATGAAAATAGAAAAGGCTATTCTTAAAGAAATCTCAGAAATCACAGAAGTGGTTTCAAGAACAGGTTCTCCGGAATTGGCTATAGAACCAATGGGTGTCGAAAAAACAGATATGTATTTAGACATGAAACCTAGGTCAGAATGGAATTTAACCAAACAAGAGATTGAATCCAAACTACAAGAAATTATAGAAAGAGTGACACCTCAAGTTGCATATGGTCTATCCCAACCTATTGAAATGCGTAACAATGAAATTATGGCAGGCATTCGAGCAGATGTAGGAATCAAAATATTTGGTGATGATCTAATTCAGTTAAAAACATTAGCGGAAGAAATATCCACAAAAATCAAACATGTTCCAGGAGTTGTCGATTTGCGGATCGAACAATTGTATGGCCTAGAATACCTGCGAATAAAACCTAACAGAGAAAAGTTGGCTAGATATGACCAATCCATACTTGATGTAAACCGCGTCACAGAATCTATATCATCAGGTGTTCCTGCAGGTATTGTTTATGAAGGTATGAAACGTTTTGATATTACAGTTAAAACAGATGTAAGTGCAAATCCAGAACAAATTAAAAATATCCCAGTGAAAGTGGGGAATAAAACTTTTGCTCCATTACATGAACTATCGGAAATTCAAATCGAAGATGGTCCCGTACAAATTTACCATCAAAATCAAAACCGCTATGCCCTAGTTCAATTTAACATTCGAGGAAGTGATATGGTAAGTACAGTAAATGCCGTACAAACCGTACTACAAAAAGAAATAAAATTTCCCTCTGGTTACCATTACACGACAGGTGGAGAATTTGAAAAATTTGAATCTGCAACACAAACACTTTATGTTGTTGTACCGATTATACTCCTTATCATTTTTTTGATTCTCTATTTTGCATTTAACGAAGTATCTGCGGCTATAATTATATTCCTTAATGTTCCATTTGCAATCACGGGTGGAATTTTTGCTCTGTATCTCAGGGGTTTGCCATTTAGTATTTCTGCTGGAGTAGGTTTTATTGCTCTCTTTGGAATTGCTGTGCTCAATGGACTTGTGTTAATTAGCTTTATTCGTGACTTAGAACATTCGGGAATGAAAAAAGAAGAAGCTATAAAAGAAGCCGCCATTTCAAGGTTACGTCCTGTACTCACAACAGCATTTCTTGCATCAATTGGGTTTATTCCAATGGCAATTAGCACATCACCAGGTGCAGAAGTCCAAAGACCTCTTGCTACCGTAGTAATTGGAGGGTTAGTTTCTGCAAGTGCCCTAACCCTTTTTGTTCTACCTCTCGTTTATTTGAAGTTTGCTGCAAAGAAAGTTTTCATGCTATCGAAAGAAGCATAATCTGCTTTCTCATTATATGCTAGACCAGGTAACCCATGTTTTTCGGAACCAGGTCTAGTAAATCCATGTACTGCTCCTGGATGAGAAACAAATATTACGGGAGCTTTTGCATCTGTCACTGTTTTAATAAAAGTCTCCACCGAAGCTTTAGGTACAAAAGGATCATCTGCACCATGATGCACTAAAACCTTACTTTTAATTTTTTTGGCTCCAGTTGCCAAATTTTTGCTACCCAAAAAACCGTGAAAGGAAACGACTCCACCTTTTAAATCAGCACCATCTAATGCTAGTTCAATGACACCCCCACCACCAAAACAATAACCAATGGCCCCAATTTTACTCACATCAACATTGGGATTTGATTTTAGGATATCGATTGCTTTGTAGATTTTTTTAAGTATGATTTTGGGATCACCGTTGGCACCAGAAAGTTTTCCTGCTTCCACATGGTCCTTGGCAATAATTCCTTTTCCATAAACATCCATCACAAAGGCAACATAACCTAAATCGGCCAACTGTCTGGCACGTTGTTTTGGATATTCGTTTAATCCCCACCACTCGTGAATCACAAGAACACCAGGACGTTTTCCGGTAAGGGAAGAATCTGTGGCGAGATATCCTTCATACAATTTCCCGTCCAATTTATATTCCACTGGAGTTCCTGTGACCGTTGTTTTTACGGGAAGTTGCGCTGTTGGCACGCTCGCACACTGAATTGCCAATACGAGTGTAAAAATAGAAATAAGTTGTTTCATACCTCTCCTGTTCCGCCACAAAAAATGGAAAACCAAATCATGAAGCGGAGATAGTTTTGAATCTTAGTAGAAAACTAGAAAAAAAGAAACCTTAATTTCTCATTCAATTTCCAAGATTACGATCTTTAGGAAATTTAGTTACCACGTTCTTTTTTGTTTCAAAATCTTACGATACCCATACGGTATACCGATCGGTTCACAAAATACCAAAGTGTTCCATTTTTTTTGTTATACGATTTTTTTTTATCGCCTAGCATTCCTGAAATTTATCTTCTAATCCAAAAGGAAATTATATGATTCAAAGCAACTACTTTCAAACTAACGAAGACCTAAAGGAACACTTTTACGATTTAATCGATTGGAATGAAATTGTTCCTCTTTACGAAAATCATTTTTCAGATTCCAAACAATATGCAGAAAACAATAATCCCAGATTAGAATATGCACCATCTAATGTAGATGAGGCGAAAGCTTTTTATGAAGAAATCCTAAAATCTTGCGGAGAAATTAGCGGAATGTATGTTTCTCAAGTTGCTGGTGTGGTCGATTCCAAAGGATTAAAATTTGAAAATGGTAATGTTATTCATCCGCAAGAGATGGTAGATGTAATTAAAATGTATCATGATGCAGGGCTTGGACCTGCCGCCTTCAAAAGAAAATACGGCGGACTGGGAACTCCAAGTATCATCAAGGCGATCATCGCTGAGTTAATGTATAGATCTGATAGTTCCATCACTATTGCTGTAGGAAGTATGGGGCTGGCGGCAATTTTAGAAGTATGTGCCACTGATGAGATGAAAGAGGAATGGATTCCGAAATTGATCTCAGGAAATTATACAGTCACAATGGGTCTATCCGAACCAGACTTTGGATCCGACCTACCCAATATCACAACAAAGGCTATTAAAAAAGATGATAAGTGGTACCTGAACGGAACCAAACGATTTCAAACTGTTGCTTGTGGAATCAATGGAAGCCCCGGAATTACGCTCACACTGGCAAGAACAGGAACCCAGGAAAGTGGGGCCAGAGGACTATCATTCTTCATCGTAGAAAATAAGAATTATGCAGTACAGGGAATTGAAAAGAAACTTGGGATCAAAGCATCAGCCACATGCGAAACTGTTTTTGAAAATAGCGAAGGTCACTTAGTTGGCAAAGAAGGATTCGGACTTGTGAAATATGTAATGGGAATGCTCAATGGAGCCCGTCTCAGCGTATCCTCCCAAGGAACAGGAATTGTCACTGCGGCATATGAAGAAGCTCTTAAATACGCCAAAGAAAGAATTCAATTCGGAAAACCCATTTATGAAATTCCTGCCGTGCGTCGTATTTTGGACCGAATGGAAAGGGAACTGGCAGGAATGCGTTGCCTCATGGTAGAAGCTGCCTACTCCGTTGATAAATATTATTGGTATGAAGATGGTCGAATCACGACAGCCGAAGAATCCAAAACGGGAAAATTTTGGGAAAAGGTAGCAAATACACTTACTCCAATTTCCAAATACTATAACTCAGAAATGTGTAATGATTTAGTATACGACGGATTGCAAGTATTAGGTGGCGCAGGATATACAGAAGATTATGATCTCTCTAGGCTTTATAGAGATGCAAGAATCACCAATATCTATGATGGCACAACACAAATCCAAGTGAATGCTGCCATAGGTGGTATTACATCTGGTATGAGTGCCACTGGTACATTCCGTACCTATTTAGATCATTTGGCAAAAGGTTCAGAAGCCAATGCCAAACTTGCGGAAATTCGAAATCTATTTGAATCTATTGTGGAAACATATAAAGCCATTGAAGACCAACAAAGAAAAGAAGCACATAGTTTTGAAGTAGTAGAGTCCGCAGCGCGAGTTGTTGTTGGATATCTAATGGAAAGAGCAAAAAATAAATCAGCAAATAGAAAGGAATTACGCAGCCAGTGGTGTAAAGATTTTCATACTGATAGTTTAGCAATCCTATCTGCTAACAAAATCAAACTGAGTTAAATGAAAAAAAGGGTCCTCTAAGTTGAGGACCCGTAAAAAAGGAAAGGGATGGACTTTCCCCAATGCGCCAGTGGAAAGTCCAATATTGTTCAGGTTAAGTGAGAGTAACGGATTTCTCTTCCATAGGAAGGGAAACTTGAAAACTGGGTTGTGTTTTCATAGGTTTTGGTTCCAAATAAACTTTTTTATTTCCCATTAATTTTCCTGCAATAGAATCGGGAAATGAATAAGCTATGATTCGTTTCCATACAGAAGCGAACTGTTTCACAAAACTTCCTGTATTGTAGTGTTGGCCATATTTAGCACAAATTTCTTTCAAACGAGGAGCTACTTCACGGTAACGTTTGGCCGGCATACCTGGAAACATATGGTGTTCTATTTGGTGACTCAAATGTCCAGTCATTGTATAAAAGAACTTACTACCATCCAAGTTAGAAGATCCTTTGAGTTGTCTCAAATACCACTGTGCTTTAGTTTCACCAACAATTTCTTCGGTAGAAAAGGATTCCGCATTTTCAGTAAAGTGACCACAGAAAATCACTGCATAGGTCCAAAGGTTACGAATTAAATTCGCAATCATATTCCCCAAAATGATTTTTGGAAAATTAAGGCCTGCAAGTAATGGAAACAATAAGTAATCCTTTACAACCTGTAGTTCAATTTTCTTAAAGAAAACTCTCTTAAAATCTTTTAAGGATCTTTTATTTCTTTGTTTTTTAGGAATTTCCAAGTGTTCAACACGGAAACCATGTGCACCAATTCCCCATTGAAAGTTCATAGCAAGAAACAAATTTGTAAAAGGCTGTGTTAGATGTACTGGTTTCCATTTTTGTCCTTCAGTCAATCGTGTAAAATTATAACCGTAATCATGGTCTTTGTTTAATACGTTAGTATAAGTATGGTGCATATAGTTGTGATAAAATTTCCACTGGTGTGCATCACTGACAATATCCCACTCAAAAGTCCTTGAATTAAAACGCGGATCATTCATCCAATCATACTGTCCATGTAGGACATTATGACCAAGTTCCATATTATTGATGATTTTAGATAAGGAAAGTAACAATGTCCCGGCTACAAACGATATTGGTTCAAAACTAAAATGGATGAGACCACGACCCAAAATTTCAGTATAACGATATGTTTTATAGATGAAACGGATATGATCAGCATCTTCCTTGCCTACCTTTGCCATAACTTCTTCTCGCAAGGCATCTACTTCATTGCCAAATGCTTCGATTTCTTCTTTGTTTAATTTTTTGCTAATCGTTTTCATTATTTTTTCCTATGATTAATTCGTTTATTTCAATCTTATTTGTTTTTAGTTTATAAGGTCTAAAGTTCTAATTCCAAATTTGATTCAGCACGGGAGATACAAATTTGAATATTTTGTTCACCTAACCCCGATACTTCGCCTATTGCTAAATCAGTAACAGAACCAGCAGATTTTTTACAAACACAAGTATGGCAAATACCCATCCTACATCCACTTTGTGGATAAATTCCTTGGTCTTCTAATTCTTCTAATAATGAACGTTCCCCTTTCACTTGAATGGTTTTATGACTCAATGAGAGAAACACATCCACTGTTCCTGTTTTTATCACTTTTAATGAAGATTGTCCGGGTAACATAAATAACTCAGACTTCACCTCATTTCCTTCTAACAGTGAAAGTGCTTTGGTTTGCATGGGTCCAGGACCACATACATAAACAGAATAAGACTTTAAATCATCCGTATACTTTTGTAAAATTTCCTTAGTCAAAAAACCAGAATCGTAACCTTCCTTAGGAACATCAGAAAAAATATAACGAATGTCTAACCAACCTGTTGCTTTTGCCATTTCCTCTAAAGAAGAACGTAAAATGATATCTTCAAAAGACCTAACAAAGTAAAGTAGCGTCGCTTTACCAGTGTATTTCATTGATTGAAGTTGTTTAAGAATGGAATGGATAGGAGTGATCCCACTTCCACCGGCCAAAAATAAAAATTTTGAAGGTAAAATCTTTGGAAGAACAAACTCACCTTGTGGTTCACCAAGTTCTAACAAATCACCTTTTTTGATATTTTGATTGATAAAGTTTGATACAATTCCACCTGACTGACGTTTTACGGTAATGGAAACATACTTGCTGTTTGGTGCTGAAGATAAAGAATAAAATCTTGTAACTCGTCTTCCCGCAATTTCTAGAGTGACGGGAACATGTTGGCCGGAAACAAAACCTTTCCAAAGCCAGTTGGGTTTTAAAACAAAAGTTTTTGCATCCGCAGTTTCTTCCCGAACTTCTATTACTTTCGCCTTGATGGCAGTGACTGAAAATCTCGGATTGATTTCACCCAGAAGGAAATCGGCCCAATCTTTCAACTGGAGAGATCCCAAAAATTCTTTGGGTTCATTGTAGATAAAAGGAAATGTTTTCATTTTCGCCTCGTTTTCGCATTTAAGTGAACACTTGTTCACGGAGATAACTAATAGTGTTAATTTACGTCGTTAAATAAGTCAACCCTAAAACGGAGTTTTAATTCTTGCTTTTTGAAAAAAAGTGAACGATCGTTTACTGAATTCAACCCATGAAGCTAAACAAACGATATGCTCAGAAACTGCGCACTCATAGTAACCTGCTAGAAGGTGCCTTGCGCCTAATGGGTGAAGAAAAAGGCCTTGGGGACCTAAGCCTACGCGAAGTGGCAGGAGAAGCTGGGATTGTACCGGCTGCCTTCTATCGTCACTTTAAAAACATGGAGGAACTTGGTTTATCCCTTGTGGACGACTGTGGGGGGAAAATTCAGGCAATCGTAGGAGATGCCAGAAACAAAGGAGCCTATAAATCGGCATTAAGACTTACCATTGGTTTTTTCTTTGACTATGTTGCCAATAATCGCTCTCTCTTTAGGTTTATCGCCAGGGAAAGAACGGGAGGAAACCAAAAAATTCGAGAAAAAATTAGGGAGTCTATGAAATCCATAGCCACAGAACTAGCGAAAGATA carries:
- a CDS encoding fatty acid desaturase family protein — protein: MKTISKKLNKEEIEAFGNEVDALREEVMAKVGKEDADHIRFIYKTYRYTEILGRGLIHFSFEPISFVAGTLLLSLSKIINNMELGHNVLHGQYDWMNDPRFNSRTFEWDIVSDAHQWKFYHNYMHHTYTNVLNKDHDYGYNFTRLTEGQKWKPVHLTQPFTNLFLAMNFQWGIGAHGFRVEHLEIPKKQRNKRSLKDFKRVFFKKIELQVVKDYLLFPLLAGLNFPKIILGNMIANLIRNLWTYAVIFCGHFTENAESFSTEEIVGETKAQWYLRQLKGSSNLDGSKFFYTMTGHLSHQIEHHMFPGMPAKRYREVAPRLKEICAKYGQHYNTGSFVKQFASVWKRIIAYSFPDSIAGKLMGNKKVYLEPKPMKTQPSFQVSLPMEEKSVTLT
- a CDS encoding flavin reductase family protein, translated to MKTFPFIYNEPKEFLGSLQLKDWADFLLGEINPRFSVTAIKAKVIEVREETADAKTFVLKPNWLWKGFVSGQHVPVTLEIAGRRVTRFYSLSSAPNSKYVSITVKRQSGGIVSNFINQNIKKGDLLELGEPQGEFVLPKILPSKFLFLAGGSGITPIHSILKQLQSMKYTGKATLLYFVRSFEDIILRSSLEEMAKATGWLDIRYIFSDVPKEGYDSGFLTKEILQKYTDDLKSYSVYVCGPGPMQTKALSLLEGNEVKSELFMLPGQSSLKVIKTGTVDVFLSLSHKTIQVKGERSLLEELEDQGIYPQSGCRMGICHTCVCKKSAGSVTDLAIGEVSGLGEQNIQICISRAESNLELEL
- a CDS encoding TetR family transcriptional regulator; this encodes MKLNKRYAQKLRTHSNLLEGALRLMGEEKGLGDLSLREVAGEAGIVPAAFYRHFKNMEELGLSLVDDCGGKIQAIVGDARNKGAYKSALRLTIGFFFDYVANNRSLFRFIARERTGGNQKIREKIRESMKSIATELAKDMRMPKIIPVDDIQFASELIVSICFQMASDFLDLSPEAHSEMRKLKLQTIKQVRLVFIGTIRGRKRK
- a CDS encoding acyl-CoA dehydrogenase family protein produces the protein MIQSNYFQTNEDLKEHFYDLIDWNEIVPLYENHFSDSKQYAENNNPRLEYAPSNVDEAKAFYEEILKSCGEISGMYVSQVAGVVDSKGLKFENGNVIHPQEMVDVIKMYHDAGLGPAAFKRKYGGLGTPSIIKAIIAELMYRSDSSITIAVGSMGLAAILEVCATDEMKEEWIPKLISGNYTVTMGLSEPDFGSDLPNITTKAIKKDDKWYLNGTKRFQTVACGINGSPGITLTLARTGTQESGARGLSFFIVENKNYAVQGIEKKLGIKASATCETVFENSEGHLVGKEGFGLVKYVMGMLNGARLSVSSQGTGIVTAAYEEALKYAKERIQFGKPIYEIPAVRRILDRMERELAGMRCLMVEAAYSVDKYYWYEDGRITTAEESKTGKFWEKVANTLTPISKYYNSEMCNDLVYDGLQVLGGAGYTEDYDLSRLYRDARITNIYDGTTQIQVNAAIGGITSGMSATGTFRTYLDHLAKGSEANAKLAEIRNLFESIVETYKAIEDQQRKEAHSFEVVESAARVVVGYLMERAKNKSANRKELRSQWCKDFHTDSLAILSANKIKLS